Proteins from a single region of Candidatus Saccharibacteria bacterium:
- a CDS encoding single-stranded DNA-binding protein, which produces NAELTRVNVDVADYKKQHAEKVAADARVWIEEVRRTGDSHIADLNAADRRVVHRVADEYDDIRTFSEGEGRDRRIVIVQKSS; this is translated from the coding sequence AAATGCCGAACTCACCCGCGTTAACGTAGACGTTGCTGATTACAAAAAACAGCACGCCGAAAAGGTTGCTGCAGACGCGCGTGTTTGGATTGAAGAGGTTCGTAGAACCGGTGACTCGCATATTGCAGATCTTAATGCAGCCGACCGACGCGTTGTTCACCGCGTTGCCGATGAATACGACGATATTCGCACCTTTTCTGAGGGCGAAGGTCGTGACCGCCGAATCGTTATTGTACAAAAGAGCTCCTAG
- a CDS encoding glycosyltransferase family 4 protein, whose amino-acid sequence MHIAIDARIINTSTGRYVERLVYYLQEIDKTNHYSILVPTKDLDFFKPSNKNFKVIAADFANYSFEEQTKFKAFLDTLNADLVHFCMPQQPLLYSGKKVTTVHDLNLLKTYNTDKNWLMYHSKQLVGRYLFKRIAKTNEHIIVPTDYVKKEYMDYSHIPENKITRTYEAADVFFDKLKPYKHPFKKFIMYVGQQSDYKNIRRLGDAHQLLLESYPDLGLILVGRKTPGALKNEAYFKSKGYKNIHFTGFVEDEQRDWLFKNCDAYVFPSIMEGFGLPALEAMGYGAPVASSSATCLPEIYEDAAHYFDPFDVNDMARAIGDILASKALRESLIKKGAKQVKKYSWKRMAKQTHAIYMNALKKSS is encoded by the coding sequence ATGCATATTGCCATCGACGCACGAATTATCAATACATCTACTGGCCGCTACGTTGAACGCCTTGTTTATTACCTGCAAGAAATCGATAAAACCAATCACTATAGCATTCTCGTTCCAACAAAAGACCTTGATTTTTTTAAGCCTTCAAATAAGAACTTCAAGGTTATCGCTGCCGACTTTGCTAATTATTCTTTCGAAGAGCAAACGAAATTTAAAGCATTCCTCGATACATTAAATGCCGATCTTGTTCATTTTTGCATGCCACAACAACCGCTTTTATATAGTGGCAAAAAAGTAACTACCGTCCACGATCTTAACCTACTAAAGACGTACAATACCGACAAAAACTGGCTTATGTATCACTCAAAGCAGCTTGTGGGTCGCTATCTTTTTAAGCGCATCGCAAAAACGAACGAACATATTATCGTTCCTACAGATTATGTCAAAAAAGAGTACATGGACTATTCGCATATTCCCGAGAATAAAATAACTCGTACCTACGAGGCGGCTGATGTGTTTTTTGACAAGCTCAAGCCCTACAAGCACCCATTCAAAAAATTTATTATGTATGTCGGCCAGCAGTCAGATTACAAAAATATTCGCCGACTTGGCGACGCGCATCAGCTGCTTCTTGAAAGCTATCCCGATTTAGGTCTTATTTTAGTAGGACGCAAAACCCCGGGTGCCCTTAAGAACGAAGCGTATTTTAAAAGCAAAGGCTATAAAAATATTCATTTTACCGGCTTTGTCGAAGACGAGCAGCGCGACTGGTTATTTAAGAACTGTGATGCCTACGTATTCCCTTCAATTATGGAAGGTTTCGGCCTACCAGCCCTTGAAGCTATGGGATATGGCGCGCCTGTTGCCAGTAGCTCGGCGACATGCCTTCCCGAGATATATGAAGATGCAGCACACTACTTTGACCCCTTCGACGTCAACGATATGGCTCGTGCTATTGGCGACATTCTTGCCAGCAAAGCACTCCGTGAATCACTTATTAAAAAAGGCGCCAAACAAGTTAAAAAATACTCGTGGAAGCGTATGGCAAAACAAACCCACGCAATCTACATGAACGCACTTAAAAAGAGCTCCTAG
- a CDS encoding phosphoheptose isomerase, with the protein MHQLLRNIHKFDIESDIEKSVLVSELCRNIEDSGYKVVELNDQKPWGAYIRIDSTQADEFVNEFFPGLTPIQARLGVEAAELSPKILIVAPGQRLSWQYHNRRAERWAFLTDGHYHKSASDEQGNPIAVTAGHVIQFAKGERHRLAGMKDTYTIVAEIWQHTDKNDLSNEDDIIRLADDYDR; encoded by the coding sequence ATGCATCAGTTGCTTCGAAATATACATAAGTTCGATATCGAGAGTGATATTGAAAAGAGCGTCCTTGTGAGTGAGCTTTGCCGCAATATAGAGGATAGCGGCTATAAGGTAGTTGAATTGAACGACCAAAAACCTTGGGGTGCGTATATTCGTATCGACAGCACTCAGGCGGACGAATTTGTAAACGAGTTCTTCCCTGGCCTTACGCCGATCCAGGCGAGGTTAGGTGTAGAAGCCGCCGAACTGAGCCCGAAGATTCTTATTGTAGCACCTGGCCAGCGCCTCAGCTGGCAGTATCATAACCGCCGAGCAGAACGGTGGGCATTTTTAACCGATGGCCATTACCATAAAAGCGCTTCAGATGAGCAGGGCAATCCTATCGCGGTGACCGCCGGGCATGTTATTCAGTTCGCAAAGGGCGAGCGGCATCGTTTGGCCGGCATGAAAGACACATACACGATTGTGGCCGAAATTTGGCAGCATACCGACAAAAATGACCTCTCTAATGAGGATGATATTATTCGCCTTGCAGACGATTACGATCGTTGA
- a CDS encoding GtrA family protein, whose translation MKNNSQKMRFVLVGGLNTAIDFGLLFLLRSFGLPVITSNIISTTAAFCFSFFANKKYTFKTTDTNIVREIVFFVAITLFGLWVLQTVVIYVVTAAFSGLRIPDNLTLLIAKLVATVVSLVWNYTMYSRVVFTKQPNQRS comes from the coding sequence ATGAAAAATAACTCACAAAAAATGAGGTTCGTACTTGTTGGCGGCCTCAATACCGCGATCGACTTTGGCCTTTTGTTTCTTCTACGATCTTTCGGCCTACCCGTTATTACATCTAACATCATTTCTACAACTGCTGCGTTTTGTTTTAGCTTTTTTGCCAATAAAAAATATACGTTCAAAACAACCGACACTAATATTGTTCGCGAAATAGTATTCTTTGTCGCCATAACGCTTTTTGGCCTTTGGGTGTTACAAACCGTCGTTATTTATGTTGTGACCGCAGCCTTTAGCGGGCTAAGAATTCCAGATAACCTCACACTTCTGATTGCAAAACTCGTTGCGACGGTTGTGTCGCTCGTGTGGAATTACACCATGTACTCACGGGTTGTTTTTACAAAGCAGCCAAATCAACGATCGTAA
- a CDS encoding glycosyltransferase family 2 protein, protein MKHRKKISLLIPAYNEEEALRHLYERLNKLAGETVDYDFEFLFVNDGSRDKTLEIIKTYAENDHRIAYVNLSRNFGKETAMIAGLDHVTGDATVIIDADLQDPPELIPQMIQLWEQGYDDVYARRTSRKGETWLKKITSKTFYKVLQKSTRIPIQQDTGDFRLLDRRCVDALRQIRESQRYTKGMFSWIGYKKKEITYNRDPRVAGETKWNYFKLVDLAIEGIVSFTTSPLRFSTYTGLVVSFFAFAYMLYLVIRTLFFGTDLAGYPSMMAAILFLGGVQLLSLGVIGEYIGRIFNETKNRPLYFVEEYHPSDEK, encoded by the coding sequence ATAAACTTGCCGGCGAAACGGTCGATTACGATTTTGAATTCCTTTTTGTCAACGACGGAAGCCGCGATAAAACGCTCGAAATAATCAAAACCTACGCCGAAAACGATCATCGCATTGCCTATGTCAATCTTTCGCGCAACTTTGGTAAAGAAACGGCCATGATTGCCGGCCTCGACCACGTCACCGGCGACGCAACAGTAATCATCGATGCCGATTTGCAGGATCCGCCAGAGCTTATCCCGCAAATGATCCAGCTTTGGGAACAAGGCTACGACGATGTCTACGCGCGACGCACCAGCCGAAAGGGTGAAACTTGGTTAAAGAAAATAACCTCTAAAACCTTTTATAAGGTCTTACAAAAATCAACCCGAATTCCTATCCAGCAAGATACGGGCGACTTCCGCCTTCTTGATAGGCGCTGCGTTGACGCACTACGCCAAATACGCGAAAGTCAGCGCTACACCAAAGGCATGTTTAGCTGGATTGGCTACAAAAAGAAAGAAATTACCTATAACCGCGATCCTAGGGTAGCCGGTGAAACCAAATGGAACTATTTCAAGCTCGTCGATCTCGCTATTGAAGGCATTGTATCTTTCACAACATCGCCATTGCGTTTTTCTACCTATACAGGGCTTGTTGTTTCGTTTTTTGCCTTCGCCTACATGCTTTACCTTGTTATTCGTACATTGTTCTTCGGCACCGACCTCGCCGGGTATCCATCTATGATGGCCGCTATTCTGTTCCTCGGTGGCGTGCAGCTACTTTCCCTGGGGGTTATTGGCGAATATATTGGCCGTATTTTTAACGAAACAAAAAACCGTCCGCTGTATTTCGTAGAGGAATATCACCCAAGTGATGAAAAATAA